The following coding sequences lie in one Coregonus clupeaformis isolate EN_2021a unplaced genomic scaffold, ASM2061545v1 scaf0196, whole genome shotgun sequence genomic window:
- the LOC121559485 gene encoding ubiquitin carboxyl-terminal hydrolase 47-like isoform X11 has protein sequence MEMVPSEENQLVPKEIENASEEPRVLCIVQDTTNAKTVNERLTLNLPASTTLSKLFEDVAHKASYVNGTFDLAWGNTGDMGSLEPSSEMSLTESGFEPGKRNFLQLTDKDGEQPQIASDESGTADSSGLDDSSQERFIGPLPRDCTVGCSSDYSSPSYSYSSILNKSDTGYVGLVNQAMTCYLNSLLQTLFMTPEFRNALYNWEFEESDEDPVTSIPYQLQRLFLLLQTSKKRAIETTDVTRSFGWDSSEAWQQHDVQELCRVMFDALEQKWKQTEQADLINQLYQGKLKDYVRCLECGYESWRIDTYLDIPLVIRPFGASQAYGSVEEALQAFVQPETLDGANQYFCERCKKKCDARKGLRFLHFPYLLTLQLKRFDFDYTTMHRIKLNDRMSFPEELDMGPFIDVEDEKSPQTESCTDSGAENEGSCHSDQMSNDFSTDDGVDEGICLDSASSTERVLKPKSSLTFELFSVMVHSGSAAGGHYYACIKSFSDGQWYSFNDQHVSKITQEDIRKTYGGSSGSRGYYSSAFASSTNAYMLIYRLKDPSRNAKYLDCDDFPEHIKHLVQREKESEEQEKRQREIERNTCKIKLFCMHPVKMRTMMENKLEVHKDKTLREATEMAYKLMDLEEVVPLDCCRLVKYDEFHEYLERSYEGEEDTPMGLLLGGIKSSYMFDLLLETRRPEQVFQPYKPGEVMVKVHVVDLKTETIAPPVSIRAYLNQSITEFKQLIAQATELSAETMRVVLERCYNDLRLLYVPNKTLKAEGFFRSNKVFVESSESPDHQVTFTDSLLWKLLDRHGNTIRLFVSLPVQSPGTNRTICQNVGGDPEECSEGSKGNRKSVETILEESTEKLKNLSLQQQQGSQQGSSTSDSQKSSDTSDFEHIESPSPSQEPDSASSISAVVAVDNRELENRIQVASGGGAYSDPETQFPGEERSDSEVNNDRSTSSVDSDILSSSHSSDTLCNADSGPIQLANGLDSHSITSSRRSKANEGKKETWDTAEEDSGTDSEYDENGKSKVESYYLYFRAEPYDQEEGSGEGGQKCVLVHVDKRITLSAFKQNLEPFVGVTSTQFKVFRVYANNQEFESVRLNETLSSFSDDNKITIRLGRALKKGEYRVKVYQLLVNDAEPCKFLVDTVFAKGMTVKQSKEELMPQLKDQCNLDLNIDNFRLRKKTWKNPGTVFLDYHVYEEDINISSNWEVFLEVLDGPEKMKSMSQLAVLTRRWTPAQMKLEPFQEVVLESSSVEELKEKLSEISGIPLENLEFAKGRGTFPCDISVLEIHQDLDWNPKVSTLNVWPLYICDDGAVVFYRNSTEEPMEQSEDERNELMKRESSRLLKTGHRVSYSPRKEKALKIYLDGGPVKDLGQD, from the exons ATGGAAATGGTGCCCAGCGAAGAGAACCAGCTCGTACCCAAAGAG ATAGAGAATGCGTCGGAGGAGCCCAGAGTGTTGTGCATAGTCCAGGACACTACCAATGCTAAGACGGTCAATGAGAGGCTCACCCTCAACCTGCCAGCCTCCACCACCCTCTCCAAACTCTTTGAGGATGTGGCCCACAAGGCGAGCTATGTGAACGGCACCTTTGACCTGGCATGGGGCAACACCGGGGACATG GGGTCGCTGGAACCCAGCAGTGAGATGTCCCTCACTGAGTCCGGGTTCGAGCCCGGGAAGAGGAACTTCCTCCAGCTCACAGACAAGGACGGAGAGCAGCCTCAGATTGCATCG GATGAGTCGGGGACAGCGGACAGCAGTGGTCTGGATGACAGCTCCCAGGAGCGCTTTATCGGCCCCCTGCCCAGAGACTGCACGGTGGGCTGCAGCAGCGACTACAGCAGCCCCAGCTACTCCTACTCCTCCATCCTCAACAAGTCAGACACAG GATATGTGGGTTTGGTTAACCAGGCCATGACCTGCTATTTGAACAGCCTTCTACAAACGCTGTTTATGACCCCGGAGTTCAGAAATGCACTGTACAA CTGGGAGTTTGAGGAGTCAGACGAGGACCCGGTCACCAGCATCCCTTACCAGCTACAGAGGCTGTTTTTGCTGCTGCAGACCAGTAAGAAGAGGGCCATCGAGACCACCGACGTGACCCGCAGCTTCGGCTGGGACAGCAGCGAAG CCTGGCAGCAGCATGACGTCCAGGAGCTGTGTAGGGTCATGTTTGATGCCCTGGAGCAGAAATGGAAGCAGACAGAGCAG GCTGACCTGATTAACCAGCTGTACCAGGGGAAACTGAAGGACTATGTGCGCTGTCTGGAGTGTGGCTATGAGAGCTGGAGGATCGACACCTACCTGGACATCCCTCTGGTCATCAGACCCTTTGGGGCCAGCCAGGCTTATGGCAGCGTG GAGGAGGCTCTGCAGGCCTTTGTCCAGCCAGAGACTCTGGACGGGGCCAACCAGTACTTCTGTGAGCGCTGCAAGAAAAAATGTGACGCCCGTAAG GGGCTGAGGTTTCTGCACTTTCCCTACCTGCTGACTCTGCAGCTGAAGCGTTTTGACTTTGACTATACCACTATGCACCGCATCAAACTCAACGACCGCATGTCCTTCCCTGAGGAGCTGGACATGGGTCCCTTCATTGACGTGGAGGACGAG AAATCTCCTCAGACGGAGAGCTGCACTGACAGCGGGGCAGAGAATGAGGGCAGTTGCCACAGCGACCAGATGAGCAACGACTTCTCGACGGACGACGGTGTGGATGAGGGCATCTGCCTGGACAGCGCCAGCAGTACTGAGAGGGTCCTGAAGCCAAAG AGTTCATTGACTTTTGAGCTGTTCTCGGTCATGGTCCATTCGGGCAGCGCTGCAGGTGGCCACTACTATGCCTGCATTAAGTCCTTCAGCGATGGCCAGTGGTACAGTTTCAACGACCAGCACGTCAGCAAG ATCACCCAGGAAGACATCAGGAAGACATACGGAGGGTCCTCAGGGAGCAGAGGCTATTACTCCAGTGCCTTTGCCAG CTCTACGAATGCGTATATGCTGATTTATAGGTTGAAAGACCCCTCAAGGAATGCAA AGTATCTTGATTGTGATGACTTCCCTGAGCACATAAAGCATCTGGTCCAGAGGGAGAAGGAGTCTGAGGAGCAGGAGAAAAGACAGAGGGAGATCGAGCGCAATACCTGCAAG ATCAAGCTGTTCTGCATGCATCCGGTGAAGATGAGGACTATGATGGAGAACAAGCTGGAAGTGCACAAGGACAAGACGctcagagaggcaacagagatGGCCTACAAG CTCATGGATCTGGAGGAGGTGGTCCCACTGGACTGCTGTCGCCTGGTCAAGTACGATGAGTTCCATGAGTACCTGGAGCGCTCGTACGAGGGAGAGGAGGACACCCCCATGGGGCTGCTGCTGGGTGGGATCAAGTCCTCCTATATGTTTGACCTGCTGCTGGAGACCCGCAGACCAGAGCAAGTCTTCCAGCCCTACAAACCCGGAG AGGTGATGGTGAAGGTTCACGTGGTGGATCTGAAGACTGAGACTATCGCCCCTCCCGTCAGCATCAGGGCCTACCTAAACCAGTCAATCACTGAGTTCAAGCAGCTCATTGCACAG GCCACAGAGCTCTCAGCCGAAACCATGCGTGTCGTCCTGGAGCGTTGCTATAATGACCTTCGGCTTCTCTACGTGCCCAACAAGACACTGAAAGCAGAGGGTTTCTTCAGGAGCAACAAG GTTTTTGTGGAAAGCTCTGAATCCCCAGATCACCAGGTCACTTTCACCGATTCGCTCTTGTGGAAACTGCTGGATCGCCATGGGAACACAATCCGCCTGTTTGTCTCGCTGCCTGTGCAATCCCCCGGCACCAACAGAACTATTTGCCAAAATGTGGGCGGCGACCCCGAGGAGTGCTCTGAGGGGTCAAAGGGCAACAGGAAGTCTGTAGAGACCATCCTGGAGGAGAGCACAGAGAAGCTGAAGAACCTGTCCCTCCAGCAGCAGCAGGGCTCCCAGCAGGGCTCCAGCACCAGTGACAGCCAGAAGAGCTCAGACACCAGCGACTTTGAGCACATCGAGTCCCCCTCACCCTCTCAGGAGCCAGACTCTGCCTCCTCCATATCCGCTGTCGTTGCAGTCGACAACCGCGAGCTGGAGAACCGGATCCAGGTGGCTAGCGGCGGGGGGGCCTACTCTGACCCGGAAACCCAGTTCCCTGGGGAGGAGCGCTCGGACTCTGAGGTGAACAACGACCGCAGCACAAGCTCAGTAGACAGTGACATCCTGAGCTCCAGCCACAGCAGTGACACGCTGTGCAACGCCGACAGCGGCCCCATCCAGCTGGCCAATGGCCTGGACTCACACAGCATCACTAGCAGTCGCCGCTCCAAGGCCAACGAGGGCAAGAAGGAGACGTGGGACACGGCCGAGGAGGACAGCGGCACAGACAGCGAGTATGATGAGAACGGGAAGAgcaaggtggaatcatattacctCTACTTCAGAGCAGAACCATACGATCAGGAGGAAGGCTCTGGGGAAGGAGGCCAGAAAT GTGTATTGGTCCACGTAGATAAGAGGATAACTCTGTCAGCGTTCAAACAGAACCTGGAGCCTTTCGTGGGGGTCACCTCTACCCAGTTCAAGGTGTTCCGCGTCTACGCGAACAACCAGGAGTTTGAGAGTGTACGGCTCAACGagaccctctcctccttctctgacGACAATAAG ATAACCATACGATTAGGCAGAGCACTAAAGAAGGGCGAGTATCGGGTGAAAGTCTACCAGCTACTAGTGAATGACGCAGAG ccctGTAAGTTCCTCGTGGACACAGTGTTTGCTAAGGGCATGACTGTGAAACAGTCCAAAGAGGAGCTAATGCCTCAGCTGAAAGACCAATGCAACCTGGACCTCAACATCGACAA TTTCCGTCTCAGGAAGAAGACGTGGAAGAACCCAGGGACAGTGTTTTTGGACTACCACGTCTACGAGGAGGACATCAATATCTCCAGTAACTGGGAGGTCTTCCTGGAGGTTCTAGATG GACCGGAGAAGATGAAGTCCATGTCCCAGCTGGCTGTGCTGACCCGCCGCTGGACCCCCGCCCAGATGAAGCTGGAGCCCTTCCAGGAAGTGGTTCTGGAGAGCAGCAGTGTGGAGGAACTCAaggaaaag CTCAGTGAAATAAGTGGTATTCCTCTTGAAAACCTGGAGTTTGCCAAG GGGCGCGGAACATTTCCTTGTGATATCTCGGTATTGGAGATCCATCAGGATCTGGACTGGAACCCTAAAGTGTCCACACTGAATGTGTGGCCTCTGTACATCTGTGATGATGGCGCCGTGGTCTTCTACAG GAACAGCACAGAGGAGCCTATGGAACAGTCTGAAGACGAGCGCAACGAGCTGATGAAGAGGGAGAGCAGCCGCCTGCTGAAGACTGGCCACCGGGTCAGTTACTCACCTCGTAAGGAGAAAGCCCTTAAGATCTACCTGGATGGGGGCCCGGTCAAGGACCTGGGGCAGGACTGA
- the LOC121559485 gene encoding ubiquitin carboxyl-terminal hydrolase 47-like isoform X10 → MEMVPSEENQLVPKEIENASEEPRVLCIVQDTTNAKTVNERLTLNLPASTTLSKLFEDVAHKASYVNGTFDLAWGNTGDMGSLEPSSEMSLTESGFEPGKRNFLQLTDKDGEQPQIASDESGTADSSGLDDSSQERFIGPLPRDCTVGCSSDYSSPSYSYSSILNKSDTGYVGLVNQAMTCYLNSLLQTLFMTPEFRNALYNWEFEESDEDPVTSIPYQLQRLFLLLQTSKKRAIETTDVTRSFGWDSSEAWQQHDVQELCRVMFDALEQKWKQTEQADLINQLYQGKLKDYVRCLECGYESWRIDTYLDIPLVIRPFGASQAYGSVEEALQAFVQPETLDGANQYFCERCKKKCDARKGLRFLHFPYLLTLQLKRFDFDYTTMHRIKLNDRMSFPEELDMGPFIDVEDEKSPQTESCTDSGAENEGSCHSDQMSNDFSTDDGVDEGICLDSASSTERVLKPKVPSLNTSSLTFELFSVMVHSGSAAGGHYYACIKSFSDGQWYSFNDQHVSKITQEDIRKTYGGSSGSRGYYSSAFASSTNAYMLIYRLKDPSRNAKYLDCDDFPEHIKHLVQREKESEEQEKRQREIERNTCKIKLFCMHPVKMRTMMENKLEVHKDKTLREATEMAYKLMDLEEVVPLDCCRLVKYDEFHEYLERSYEGEEDTPMGLLLGGIKSSYMFDLLLETRRPEQVFQPYKPGEVMVKVHVVDLKTETIAPPVSIRAYLNQSITEFKQLIAQATELSAETMRVVLERCYNDLRLLYVPNKTLKAEGFFRSNKVFVESSESPDHQVTFTDSLLWKLLDRHGNTIRLFVSLPVQSPGTNRTICQNVGGDPEECSEGSKGNRKSVETILEESTEKLKNLSLQQQQGSQQGSSTSDSQKSSDTSDFEHIESPSPSQEPDSASSISAVVAVDNRELENRIQVASGGGAYSDPETQFPGEERSDSEVNNDRSTSSVDSDILSSSHSSDTLCNADSGPIQLANGLDSHSITSSRRSKANEGKKETWDTAEEDSGTDSEYDENGKSKVESYYLYFRAEPYDQEEGSGEGGQKCVLVHVDKRITLSAFKQNLEPFVGVTSTQFKVFRVYANNQEFESVRLNETLSSFSDDNKITIRLGRALKKGEYRVKVYQLLVNDAEPCKFLVDTVFAKGMTVKQSKEELMPQLKDQCNLDLNIDNFRLRKKTWKNPGTVFLDYHVYEEDINISSNWEVFLEVLDGPEKMKSMSQLAVLTRRWTPAQMKLEPFQEVVLESSSVEELKEKLSEISGIPLENLEFAKGRGTFPCDISVLEIHQDLDWNPKVSTLNVWPLYICDDGAVVFYRNSTEEPMEQSEDERNELMKRESSRLLKTGHRVSYSPRKEKALKIYLDGGPVKDLGQD, encoded by the exons ATGGAAATGGTGCCCAGCGAAGAGAACCAGCTCGTACCCAAAGAG ATAGAGAATGCGTCGGAGGAGCCCAGAGTGTTGTGCATAGTCCAGGACACTACCAATGCTAAGACGGTCAATGAGAGGCTCACCCTCAACCTGCCAGCCTCCACCACCCTCTCCAAACTCTTTGAGGATGTGGCCCACAAGGCGAGCTATGTGAACGGCACCTTTGACCTGGCATGGGGCAACACCGGGGACATG GGGTCGCTGGAACCCAGCAGTGAGATGTCCCTCACTGAGTCCGGGTTCGAGCCCGGGAAGAGGAACTTCCTCCAGCTCACAGACAAGGACGGAGAGCAGCCTCAGATTGCATCG GATGAGTCGGGGACAGCGGACAGCAGTGGTCTGGATGACAGCTCCCAGGAGCGCTTTATCGGCCCCCTGCCCAGAGACTGCACGGTGGGCTGCAGCAGCGACTACAGCAGCCCCAGCTACTCCTACTCCTCCATCCTCAACAAGTCAGACACAG GATATGTGGGTTTGGTTAACCAGGCCATGACCTGCTATTTGAACAGCCTTCTACAAACGCTGTTTATGACCCCGGAGTTCAGAAATGCACTGTACAA CTGGGAGTTTGAGGAGTCAGACGAGGACCCGGTCACCAGCATCCCTTACCAGCTACAGAGGCTGTTTTTGCTGCTGCAGACCAGTAAGAAGAGGGCCATCGAGACCACCGACGTGACCCGCAGCTTCGGCTGGGACAGCAGCGAAG CCTGGCAGCAGCATGACGTCCAGGAGCTGTGTAGGGTCATGTTTGATGCCCTGGAGCAGAAATGGAAGCAGACAGAGCAG GCTGACCTGATTAACCAGCTGTACCAGGGGAAACTGAAGGACTATGTGCGCTGTCTGGAGTGTGGCTATGAGAGCTGGAGGATCGACACCTACCTGGACATCCCTCTGGTCATCAGACCCTTTGGGGCCAGCCAGGCTTATGGCAGCGTG GAGGAGGCTCTGCAGGCCTTTGTCCAGCCAGAGACTCTGGACGGGGCCAACCAGTACTTCTGTGAGCGCTGCAAGAAAAAATGTGACGCCCGTAAG GGGCTGAGGTTTCTGCACTTTCCCTACCTGCTGACTCTGCAGCTGAAGCGTTTTGACTTTGACTATACCACTATGCACCGCATCAAACTCAACGACCGCATGTCCTTCCCTGAGGAGCTGGACATGGGTCCCTTCATTGACGTGGAGGACGAG AAATCTCCTCAGACGGAGAGCTGCACTGACAGCGGGGCAGAGAATGAGGGCAGTTGCCACAGCGACCAGATGAGCAACGACTTCTCGACGGACGACGGTGTGGATGAGGGCATCTGCCTGGACAGCGCCAGCAGTACTGAGAGGGTCCTGAAGCCAAAGGTACCCAGCCTCAACACT AGTTCATTGACTTTTGAGCTGTTCTCGGTCATGGTCCATTCGGGCAGCGCTGCAGGTGGCCACTACTATGCCTGCATTAAGTCCTTCAGCGATGGCCAGTGGTACAGTTTCAACGACCAGCACGTCAGCAAG ATCACCCAGGAAGACATCAGGAAGACATACGGAGGGTCCTCAGGGAGCAGAGGCTATTACTCCAGTGCCTTTGCCAG CTCTACGAATGCGTATATGCTGATTTATAGGTTGAAAGACCCCTCAAGGAATGCAA AGTATCTTGATTGTGATGACTTCCCTGAGCACATAAAGCATCTGGTCCAGAGGGAGAAGGAGTCTGAGGAGCAGGAGAAAAGACAGAGGGAGATCGAGCGCAATACCTGCAAG ATCAAGCTGTTCTGCATGCATCCGGTGAAGATGAGGACTATGATGGAGAACAAGCTGGAAGTGCACAAGGACAAGACGctcagagaggcaacagagatGGCCTACAAG CTCATGGATCTGGAGGAGGTGGTCCCACTGGACTGCTGTCGCCTGGTCAAGTACGATGAGTTCCATGAGTACCTGGAGCGCTCGTACGAGGGAGAGGAGGACACCCCCATGGGGCTGCTGCTGGGTGGGATCAAGTCCTCCTATATGTTTGACCTGCTGCTGGAGACCCGCAGACCAGAGCAAGTCTTCCAGCCCTACAAACCCGGAG AGGTGATGGTGAAGGTTCACGTGGTGGATCTGAAGACTGAGACTATCGCCCCTCCCGTCAGCATCAGGGCCTACCTAAACCAGTCAATCACTGAGTTCAAGCAGCTCATTGCACAG GCCACAGAGCTCTCAGCCGAAACCATGCGTGTCGTCCTGGAGCGTTGCTATAATGACCTTCGGCTTCTCTACGTGCCCAACAAGACACTGAAAGCAGAGGGTTTCTTCAGGAGCAACAAG GTTTTTGTGGAAAGCTCTGAATCCCCAGATCACCAGGTCACTTTCACCGATTCGCTCTTGTGGAAACTGCTGGATCGCCATGGGAACACAATCCGCCTGTTTGTCTCGCTGCCTGTGCAATCCCCCGGCACCAACAGAACTATTTGCCAAAATGTGGGCGGCGACCCCGAGGAGTGCTCTGAGGGGTCAAAGGGCAACAGGAAGTCTGTAGAGACCATCCTGGAGGAGAGCACAGAGAAGCTGAAGAACCTGTCCCTCCAGCAGCAGCAGGGCTCCCAGCAGGGCTCCAGCACCAGTGACAGCCAGAAGAGCTCAGACACCAGCGACTTTGAGCACATCGAGTCCCCCTCACCCTCTCAGGAGCCAGACTCTGCCTCCTCCATATCCGCTGTCGTTGCAGTCGACAACCGCGAGCTGGAGAACCGGATCCAGGTGGCTAGCGGCGGGGGGGCCTACTCTGACCCGGAAACCCAGTTCCCTGGGGAGGAGCGCTCGGACTCTGAGGTGAACAACGACCGCAGCACAAGCTCAGTAGACAGTGACATCCTGAGCTCCAGCCACAGCAGTGACACGCTGTGCAACGCCGACAGCGGCCCCATCCAGCTGGCCAATGGCCTGGACTCACACAGCATCACTAGCAGTCGCCGCTCCAAGGCCAACGAGGGCAAGAAGGAGACGTGGGACACGGCCGAGGAGGACAGCGGCACAGACAGCGAGTATGATGAGAACGGGAAGAgcaaggtggaatcatattacctCTACTTCAGAGCAGAACCATACGATCAGGAGGAAGGCTCTGGGGAAGGAGGCCAGAAAT GTGTATTGGTCCACGTAGATAAGAGGATAACTCTGTCAGCGTTCAAACAGAACCTGGAGCCTTTCGTGGGGGTCACCTCTACCCAGTTCAAGGTGTTCCGCGTCTACGCGAACAACCAGGAGTTTGAGAGTGTACGGCTCAACGagaccctctcctccttctctgacGACAATAAG ATAACCATACGATTAGGCAGAGCACTAAAGAAGGGCGAGTATCGGGTGAAAGTCTACCAGCTACTAGTGAATGACGCAGAG ccctGTAAGTTCCTCGTGGACACAGTGTTTGCTAAGGGCATGACTGTGAAACAGTCCAAAGAGGAGCTAATGCCTCAGCTGAAAGACCAATGCAACCTGGACCTCAACATCGACAA TTTCCGTCTCAGGAAGAAGACGTGGAAGAACCCAGGGACAGTGTTTTTGGACTACCACGTCTACGAGGAGGACATCAATATCTCCAGTAACTGGGAGGTCTTCCTGGAGGTTCTAGATG GACCGGAGAAGATGAAGTCCATGTCCCAGCTGGCTGTGCTGACCCGCCGCTGGACCCCCGCCCAGATGAAGCTGGAGCCCTTCCAGGAAGTGGTTCTGGAGAGCAGCAGTGTGGAGGAACTCAaggaaaag CTCAGTGAAATAAGTGGTATTCCTCTTGAAAACCTGGAGTTTGCCAAG GGGCGCGGAACATTTCCTTGTGATATCTCGGTATTGGAGATCCATCAGGATCTGGACTGGAACCCTAAAGTGTCCACACTGAATGTGTGGCCTCTGTACATCTGTGATGATGGCGCCGTGGTCTTCTACAG GAACAGCACAGAGGAGCCTATGGAACAGTCTGAAGACGAGCGCAACGAGCTGATGAAGAGGGAGAGCAGCCGCCTGCTGAAGACTGGCCACCGGGTCAGTTACTCACCTCGTAAGGAGAAAGCCCTTAAGATCTACCTGGATGGGGGCCCGGTCAAGGACCTGGGGCAGGACTGA